A genomic window from Silene latifolia isolate original U9 population chromosome Y, ASM4854445v1, whole genome shotgun sequence includes:
- the LOC141633473 gene encoding 26S proteasome non-ATPase regulatory subunit 2 homolog A-like has translation MDPEPSNTDASNRKEATTKVPSKDPKKKDDNKDEDLSEEDLALKQQLELYVERAQDSDPGLQRTALESMRQEIRSSTSSMTSVPKPLKFLRSHYGTLKAYYETMQDVELKKLLADILSVLALTMAAEDERESLKYRLLGSEGDIGSWGHEYVRNLAGEIGHEYAKRQNEEDSIEDLVGLVHEIVGFHMKHNAEPEAVDLLMEVEDLDLLTPYVNESNYKRTTLYLTASAKYLASPDDLLVLDIAFTIYVKQKEFARGLQIALSVDNLRYVRQIFEGCHDLLQKQQFCYILARHGVAFELDDNMVADDDEREQLQDIINNAKLSEGFLTIARDIEVMEAKSPEDIYKAHLLDGRASAGATVDSARQNLAATFVNAFVNAGFGQDKLMTGPAEASSGGSSGNWLFKNKEHGKTSAAASLGMILLWDVDAGLAQIDKYFHSNDSHVIAGALLGVGIVNCGIRNDCDPALALLGDYVDKEDPAIRIGAIMGLGIAYANTQNEQINQKLTNILNDTNAPLDVIAFTSVALGMVFVGSCNEDVAQAIIYALMDRDESDLGEPLARLLPLGLGLLYLGKQESVEATAEVSKTFNEKIRKHCDMTLLSCAYAGTGNVLKVQALLGQCAQHLDKGETHQGLAVLGIAMVAMAEELGLDMAIRSLEHLLQYGEQNIRRAVPLGLGLLCISNPKVNVMDTLSRLSHDSDSEVAMAAIISLGLIGAGTNNARIAGMLRNLSSYYYKDASALFCVRIAQGLVHLGKGLLTLNPYHSDRSLLSPVALAGLVTMLHCCLDMKTIVLGKYHYVLYYLVLAMQPRMLLTVDENLKPLSVPVRVGQAVDVVGQAGRPKTITGFQTHSTPVLLAAGDRAELATEKYVPLSPILEGFVILKENPEYREDK, from the exons ATGGATCCCGAACCAAGTAACACCGACGCTTCTAATCGCAAGGAAGCCACCACTAAAGTCCCTTCTAAAGACCCTAAGAAGAAGGATGATAACAAGGATGAAGATCTC TCGGAAGAGGATTTGGCGTTGAAGCAGCAATTGGAATTGTATGTTGAAAGAGCTCAGGATTCAGATCCTGGATTGCAGCGTACTGCTCTTGAGAGTATGAG GCAAGAGATACGAAGTTCAACAAGCTCTATGACTTCTGTTCCAAAGCCCTTGAAATTTCTTCGTTCACATTATGGAACACTTAAAGCATATTATGAGACTATGCAAGACGTAGAGTTGAAG AAATTACTGGCAGATATACTTTCCGTTTTAGCATTGACTATGGCAGCAGAGGATGAACGG GAGAGCTTAAAGTATAGATTATTGGGATCTGAAGGTGATATTGGTTCATGGGGTCATGAGTATGTCAG GAACTTGGCAGGGGAGATAGGACATGAGTATGCGAAACGTCAG AATGAGGAAGATTCTATAGAGGACTTGGTGGGACTTGTGCATGAAATTGTTGGCTTCCACATGAAG CATAATGCCGAGCCTGAAGCAGTTGATCTTCTCATGGAG GTTGAAGACCTTGATCTGTTGACACCGTATGTGAATGAATCTAATTACAAAAGGACAACTCTCTATTTGACTGCTTCAGCAAA ATATCTTGCCAGCCCGGATGATTTGTTAGTTCTGGACATTGCGTTTACTATCTATGTCAAGCAAAAGGAGTTTGCCCGTGGGCTTCAAATTGCCTTGTCTGTGGACAATTTAAGG TATGTTAGGCAGATTTTTGAAGGATGCCATGACCTTCTGCAGAAACAGCAATTTTGCTACATCCTTGCTCGTCAT GGCGTAGCCTTTGAACTTGATGACAATATGGTTGCGGATGATGATGAAAGAGAGCAGTTGCAGGATATTATTAACAACGCTAAATTGAGCGAAGGGTTTTTGACCATTGCTCGTGATATTGAGGTCATGGAAGCAAAATCACCTGAGGATATTTACAAG GCTCATTTGCTTGATGGCCGAGCTAGTGCTGGAGCAACTGTTGATTCTGCCAGGCAAAATTTGGCTGCTACTTTTGTCAATGCTTTTGTAAATGCCGGTTTTGGACAG GATAAGTTAATGACTGGCCCAGCTGAAGCGTCAAGTGGTGGCTCTTCAGGGAACTGGCTTTTCAAGAATAAAGAACATGGGAAAACTAGTGCTGCTGCAAGTTTG GGTATGATATTACTGTGGGATGTTGATGCTGGACTTGCGCAAATTGACAAGTACTTCCATAGTAATGACAGCCATGTTATTGCTGGTGCTCTACTGGGTGTTGGAATTGTAAACTGTGGAATACGTAATGATTGTGACCCG GCTCTGGCCCTTTTGGGTGACTATGTTGATAAAGAAGATCCAGCCATTAGGATTGGTGCCATCATGGGTCTGGGTATAGCTTATGCGAATACGCAGAACGAGCAG ATTAATCAGAAATTGACTAATATCCTTAACGACACAAATGCTCCCCTCGATGTGATTGCGTTCACTTCAGTCGCCCTTGGTATGGTATTTGTTGGTTCCTGTAATGAAGATGTTGCCCAGGCAATCATTTATGCACTGATGGATCGTGATGAGTCTGATCTGGGGGAGCCGCTTGCCAGGCTTTTACCCCTTGGCCTTGGTCTTTTATATCTTGGGAAACAG GAAAGCGTGGAGGCAACTGCAGAAGTCTCAAAGACTTTCAATGAAAAGATCAGGaaacattgtgatatgactctCCTTTCTTGTGCTTATGCTGGGACTGGAAATGTTCTTAAG GTACAAGCATTGCTTGGTCAATGTGCACAACATCTTGACAAGGGTGAAACACATCAAGGACTGGCTGTGTTAGGCATTGCAATGGTGGCTATGGCTGAAGAATTAGGTCTCGATATGGCAATTCGTTCTCTGGAGCACCTCTTGCAGTATGGAGAGCAGAACATTCGCCGTGCAGTTCCTTTGGGTCTTGGTCTCTTGTGTATTTCTAATCCAAAA GTCAATGTTATGGACACCCTGAGTAGATTGAGCCATGACTCGGACTCAGAAGTAGCAATG GCTGCCATTATTTCATTGGGTTTGATTGGTGCCGGGACCAATAATGCCCGTATCGCTGGCATGCTCAGAAATTTGTCAAGCTACTACTACAAGGATGCGAGTGCATTGTTTTGT GTACGGATTGCACAAGGTCTAGTGCATTTAGGAAAGGGTCTTTTAACTCTTAATCCTTACCATTCTGATCGATCCTTGTTGTCACC GGTGGCGCTTGCTGGGCTTGTAACGATGCTTCATTGTTGTCTTGATATGAAAACGATCGTTCTTGGGAAATATCATTATGTGCTCTACTACCTCGTCCTTGCCATGCAG CCGAGAATGTTGTTAACTGTGGATGAAAACCTGAAGCCTCTGTCAGTTCCTGTTCGGGTGGGTCAAGCAGTTGATGTTGTTGGCCAAGCAGGCAGACCAAAAACCATTACTGGGTTTCAAACCCATTCAACCCCTGTTCTCCTTGCTGCTGGTGACAGGGCGGAGCTTGCCACAGAAAA GTATGTTCCGCTTTCACCGATTCTAGAAGGTTTTGTTATCTTGAAGGAGAACCCCGAGTATAGGGAGGACAAGTGA
- the LOC141632916 gene encoding uncharacterized protein LOC141632916, with translation MISPSCRIFIKKRLWHLPGPRTWITLLWRILTNSLAIGKEFEKRNLEVYCLCHLCDREEVESLEHLFRDCPFASRLWRGTQLGIRSRQTQMISIQDWIVNWISYLLTLSDPKVLIISFLCVIWTLWCARNNVALGDNSISLVGCICIYEETLSRVILANCNLSKSLISLPSQDDLDSALLNLRLGNRCKLIGIDYNCVQTNIFVDAAWREDNNTGLGWFIKFADSSSYSCSKNRIFCISPGQAEASAIFEALKWVLKEKILHVTIFSDCLQVLMQIMDSSKRYLNTRVVIADILNLCCLFHCISFCFIPRKFNSMAHKLAQRAIIM, from the coding sequence ATGATTTCCCCCAGCTGCAGGATCTTCATTAAAAAAAGGTTGTGGCATTTACCGGGTCCGAGGACTTGGATCACCCTCTTATGGAGGATTCTTACTAATTCTTTGGCCATAGGAAAAGAATTTGAAAAGAGGAATTTGGAAGTGTATTGTCTATGCCATCTTTGTGATCGTGAGGAAGTTGAATCTTTAGAACACTTATTCAGAGATTGCCCCTTTGCTTCAAGACTCTGGAGGGGTACCCAACTTGGAATCAGATCTAGACAAACTCAAATGATAAGCATTCAAGATTGGATTGTTAATTGGATTTCTTACCTTCTCACGCTTAGTGATCCTAAGGTCTTGATCATTTCCTTTCTCTGTGTTATCTGGACTCTCTGGTGTGCTCGGAATAATGTTGCCTTGGGTGATAATTCTATCTCTTTAGTTGGTTGTATTTGTATCTATGAGGAAACCCTTTCTAGAGTGATTTTAGCCAATTGCAACCTTTCCAAGTCCTTGATATCTTTACCTTCGCAGGATGATTTGGATTCTGCTTTGTTGAACCTTCGGCTTGGTAATAGGTGTAAGCTTATTGGTATTGATTATAATTGTGTTCAGACTAACATTTTTGTGGATGCTGCTTGGAGGGAGGATAATAATACTGGACTGGGGTGGTTCATAAAGTTTGCGGATTCCAGTTCGTATTCATGTTCGAAGAATAGGATTTTCTGTATCTCACCCGGTCAAGCGGAAGCTTCTGCTATCTTCGAAGCTCTAAAGTGGGTGTTGAAGGAAAAAATCCTCCATGTTACCATCTTCTCCGACTGTTTGCAGGTGCTTATGCAAATCATGGATAGCTCCAAACGCTATCTAAACACGAGAGTTGTTATCGCTGATATCCTGAATTTATGTTGTCTATTTCATTGCATTTCCTTCTGTTTTATTCCTAGGAAATTTAATAGTATGGCTCATAAACTAGCTCAAAGAGCTATTATTATGTAA